A region of the Sinorhizobium arboris LMG 14919 genome:
CCATGATCCGGCCAGATCGGGTCGAAGTTCCTGAGACCTTCGGTATAATGCCACATGCGGTCGGCGTTGATCACCGAGCCACGCGCCCGGGCCGCAATCTCCAGCATTCTGCCGTCGACATGATGCGGCACGCCGCTGATCATCGCGGCCGGCGGGTGGCCGAGGCGTTTGCGCGGCCAGTTGCGGCGTACGAGTTCATGATTGCCGCCGATACCGCCGGACGTCACGATGACCGCACCCGCCGAGATCTCGAAGTCTCCGGCGACATCCCGTGAACTGCGCACGCCGCGATCCACCGGGTCGGCTTTGAGGATCGCGCCGCGCGCGCCCGTGACGGTGCCGTCGTTCGTCACGAGCTCATCGACCCGATGGCGGAAACGGAAGCGGACGAGGCCGCCGGCCTCGGCCTGCCGCACGAGCCGGATGAAGGGTTCGAGCACGGAAGGACCGGTACCCCAGGTGACGTGGAAGCGCGGGACCGAGTTGCCGTGGCCGTGAGCCAGCCCGCCGCCGCGTTCGGCCCAGCCGACGATCGGGAACCAGCGCATGCCGAGGGAGTGCAGCCAGCGCCGCTTCTCGCCGGCGGCGAAGTCGAGATAGGCCTCGGCCCACAGGCGCGGCCAATGATCCTCCGGGCGGTCGAATTGCGACGCCCCCATCCAGTCCTGCCGCGCCAGTTCGCGGCTGTCACGGATACCCATGCGCCGCTGCTCGGGGCTGTCTACGAAGAAAAGACCGCCGAGCGACCAGAATGCCTGGCCGCCGAGATTCTGTTCCCCTTCCTGATCGAGAACGATCACCTTCCGGCCGCGCGCCGCAGCCTCGGACGCCGCCACGAGCCCGGCGAGACCGGCACCGATGACCAGCACATCGCAATCCATGAAAGGCATCCCCCCTCGTGTCCCCCGATCGCTTTTGCCTTCGATGGCTTCATGGTCTCGGTGCGTCAGTGAAACACTGAAACGCTCCGGAGACGCAGGAACGCGAGCGGGAGCCACATGCACTTCCCGTCGATTGTTACGCGCACGTCAAGGTCAATTCAAGATTCGGGAGAACCTATTTCTCCGTGAGTTTGAGCTCGATGCGGCGGTTCTGCGCGCGGGCCTCCGGGCTTCCGCCAGGCGCAATGGGCTGGTATTCCCCGAAACCCGCCGCCACCAGCCGGTCGGCCGGAACGCCTTTAGAGATCAGGAATTTGACCACGGAAGTCGCACGAGCGGACGACAGTTCCCAATTGTCCCTGAAGCGTCCTGTACCCGACAGCTGAACATCGTCCGTGTGGCCGTCTACGCGCAGGACCCAGTTGATCTCTGCCGGGATTTCCTTGGCAAGGTCGAGAAGAGCTGTCGCGAGTTTCGTCATTTCGGCCTGCCCTTCGGGATTCAGGTCGCTGCCGCCCGATGGAAAGAGCACCTCCGACTGAAAGACGAAGCGGTCACCGACGATCCGGATGTTCTCCCGATCCGAAAGGATCTCCCTCAGGCGGCCGAAGAAGTCCGAACGGTAGCGGTTGAGCTCCTGGACGCGCTGCGCCAACGCGACGTTCAACCTGCGGCCGAGATCCGCGATCTTCGCTTGCGAGGCCTCGTCTTTCGCCTCCGATGCCTGGAGTGCTCCTTCGATGGCGGCGATCTGGCTGCGAAGCGCTGCGATCTGCTGGTTCAAAAGCTCGATCTGGCTCATGGCCCGGGCGCTGACCTGCCGCTCGTTCTCGAGCTCCGAGCCCAGCCGGCCGATCTTTTCATCGGCGACTTCCGCGTTTCCGGCGCCCCGGTCGAGCAGCGCCTGCAGGCGAGAGCGCTCCCCTTCGGATTGCGCAAGCGATGCCTGCAGGTTGGCGAGCGAGTCCTCGAGGTCCTGCTTGCCGCTCTTCTCGAGCGCCAGGAGCTGGGTGAGCTCGTTGATCTGACTGTTCAGCCGGCTCAAGACCTCGTCCTTGCCGCTGATCTCCCTTCCGAGCAGGAATTGTGCGGTCACGAAAACGCTGAGCAGGAACATGATCGCCATGAGCAGCGTCGTGAGCGCGTCGACGAAACCCGGCCAATAGTTGATCGCCCGCGGATCGCGGCGTCGGGATAGCGCCATGATCAATCCCCTCCGCTGTCTTCCATGCGGCTGAGCTTCGCCTGGGCCACGGGCTTCTCGCTTTGCACGGTAATCCGGTCGGCCTGACCGATACGCGCCGTCAACCGGTCGAGCGTCTTGCGCATCGCCTTGGCCTCCTCCTGCTGCGCTTCGATCCAGTCGCGCAGCATCTGCTGCTCGCCGCGCATGTTCTTGACGAGGCCCTGGATGCCTTCGGCGAGGCTTGCCATCGCCGCTGTGGTGCGCTGGTTCACGCCGCCGTCATGCGTCAGGCGGGTGAGCTGATCAGTGAGCCGCCGCAACTCCTCGACCGGAGCGCCGTCGGCCATGTCGCCCGGCGACGAGAAACCGGAGCCGACGTCGGTCACCGACGAAAGCCAATTCTCGAGCTCGGTATAGAAGCGGTTCTGGGCGCGCCCCGCCTGCAGATCGAGAAAGCCCACGATGAGCGAGCCGGAAAGACCGAAGAGCGAGGCGGAGAACGCAGTTCCCATCCCGGTGAGTGGCGCCGAAAGCCCGCTCTTGAGGGAACTCAGGAGATCGTCCGTGCTCCCGCTTCCCGCGTCCAGCGACTGGATCACGGTGTTGATGGAACCGATGGTGCCGAGCAGGCCCCAGAACGTGCCGAGCAGGCCGAGGAAAACGAGCAGGCCGGCGAGATAGCGGGTGATGTCACGCGACTCGTCGAGGCGCGCCGCGATGGAATCGAGAATGGACCGGAGCGCGGCCGTGGAGATTGCCGTCGTCTGGCGCCCCCCGATGAGCGCCCGCATCGGCGCAAGCAGCACCGGGTCGCGCCCGACTTTGTCGGCGCTGCCGGCGGCGCGGAAAGAGTTGAACCAGCGAACCTCCGGCCTCAAACTGAGGACGTGGTTGAACGCCAGCAGGATGCCGATCACGAGCACGCCCAGGATCAGCCCGTTGAGGCCGGGATTGCCGGCGAAGGCCTCGCTTGCCTGGCGGAAAAGGATCGCGGCGACGAAACCGACGATGATCAGGAAAAGGACCATCGTCCAGAAATAGGGCATCGGGCTCGAAAGCTTGTGCGGACCGTAGTCGTCCTCCACGTCTTCGCGATCGCGCCAGCCGGACAGATTCAGTTTCGCCATAAGTTCGCCAGTCTCCCGGTTTTGCGGCACGTTCCGCGCCTGTCCGACGAACAAGAGGGCGGCCGCAACACTCTGAATTGCGGCACCATTCCTGAATCGGCAACGATTCAAGGGCGGTGCTGCCGATGACCGCAGGCCATCCGTATCGGCCCGGAGACTAGTGGAAGTTTGCACCAAATTGAAGGGAAAACAAGAAGCGCGCTCCTGAAGCGCCTCGCATCTGGATCGAATTCATGCGGGGCGCTTCAGCTCATTGTTTTGCGGCTGTCACTTCGTCGGAATCGGGCGCTGGATCACTTCGCGCAGCGCTTTCGCGATATGCTCGTTGCCGCAGACGATCGAACCCGCTTCCAACGGCCTGCTGCCGCCTTCGGCATCGGTAACCCAGCCGCCGGCCTCGCGAATGAGCAAGGCGCCGGCGGCCATGTCCCAGGCGGCAAGATCCCGCTCCCAGAAACCGTCGAAGCGACCGGCCGCGACATAGGCAAGGTCGAGCGAGGCAGAGCCCATGCGGCGAATGCCCGCGACCTCACCCATAACATGGCGCAGTTCGACCAGATACTTGCCGTGATTGCCGCGGCCGAGATGCGGAGTGCCGGTTCCGATCACGGCATCGGAGAGAGCCTTGCGCGCACCTACGCGCAGGCGGCGGTCGTTCAGGAAGGCGCCGCCGCCGCGCTCGGCGGTGTAGAGCTCGTCCGTCGCGGGGTTGAAGACGACTGCGCCCACGATGTCGCCCTGGCGCTCCAGCGCGACCGAGATGGCGAAATGCGGAATGCCATGAAGGAAGTTGGTCGTTCCGTCGAGCGGATCGACGATCCAGCGGTGAGCGCCGTCCGTTCCCTTGACCTCCTCGCCCTCCTCGCCGAGGAAACCGTAGGTCGGGCGGGCCTTCATGAGCTCCTCGCGGATGATCCGCTCGGCCTTGCGGTCCGCCTGCGAAACGTAGTCGGCCGGTCCTTTCAAGGAAACCTGCAGGTTCTGTACTTCGCCGAAATCGCGCGCAAGCGACTTGCCGGCCTTGAAGACGGCCTGGACCATGACATTGAGAAGGGCAGAGCGGGCCATGCGGCGATTTCCTCTAGCGAAGGCCGGCCGAGATCGCTCGACCGGACATTGAACCTGTCTGACAGTCCGGATCGCGGCCGCAGCTCAAAGCGCGGGCGGGGGAACTGTCGTCAAAAAACCGAGTGAGATGTCACTCCGTCCGCTGCGGCATAGTTGGAGGCTGCGGACAAAAACCGGGGCTTCAAGACCACAAAAACCCGGGAAGTTCAAGCGAAATAGATCGGGCCTGCCTGCATCCTCCAATCGAGTGCGATTGAAGGCAAGCTGCGGCACGTCAGGACGAGCGATACCTGTTTGCCGCCGCAAGCGCCGACTTCTGCTGTGTTTCGTTGAGGCCGAGATAGAAATCCTCGAGCGCATCGTCCTTGAGACCGGCCCGGCGGGAGAGGACGTACCACTTTGCCGCTTCCACGGGGTTCGGACGCGTTCCGATGGCATTGACATAGAGATGGGAAAGCCGGTTCTGGGCGACGACGTTGCCGCTTTCGGCCGCGCGCTTCATCCAGGCAAATCCCTCTTCGAGATTGCGGTCGCCGGCGATCCCCTCGATCAGCCAGATGGCGATGTCGAGCTGGGCGGTATCGTAGCCCGCTCGCGCCGCCCTGAGCAGCCACTCCCGCGCGCGGGCGCGCTTGCTCTCCTCGATGCCGTCGACATTGAGATAAATCTGCGAGAGCGCATATTGCGCATCCGCGATGCCCTGTTCGGCGGATTTCTCGTAATAGGGCATCGCAGCCTTGAGCCCCCTCTCGCCAGGCATGTCGGCCACCAGCGTTTGCCCGTAGTTGAACTGGGCCGAGGCATTGCCGAGATCGGCGGCCTTCTTCATCAGCTCGTCGGCCTTCTTCCGGTCGCGCTTGACGTAACGCCCCTCCATCAGGATCAGCGCATATTTGAACATGGCCGCCGGATCACCATTGTTCGCCGCCTGACCGTACCAGAAGGCGGCCGCCTTGGTGTCGCGCGCAACGCCGAGGCCCTGCTCGAGGATCGCGGCGACGAGCGTCTGGGCGGCAGGGTCGCCGAGCTGGGCCCGCGGCAAAGCCAGGTCCATCGCCGTCAGGTAATAGCCCCGCTGGAAGGCGCCATAGGCCTGGTCGATTTTCCCGGTAAAGGGTTTTTCCTCGGGAAGCGCCGGCAATTCGGCACCCATTCGATCGAACACGTTGACGCCCTGCGAAGGCGCATTGCCGTCGCTGGCTTTCGGCTTTTCCGGTTCGGCGGCCGCCGGTTTGCGTTCCGCATCCTGTGGCAGTACCGCGCCGTTGAAAGGCGTGATCCGCCCCCGCTTCGGCGCGCTGCCCTCCTCGGCCGGCGCAGGCGGCATCGGTTGCTGGGCCATTGCCGGCGCGACTGCAAGGAGCATCGCGGCGGCGAAGGCTGCGGACCGGCTGGATTTCAGGAGAGTGCGGATTGCCATCGGCAGGTCTTAACCTTCAAACCGTGGCGCTTTTTCGTCAAGCAGGGCGTTGACGGCCGCAACCACCGACGGCGCCTGACCGGGTTCGCCGAAGACGGCAAGGCGCAACGCCACGAACTCGGCGCCGGTTTCAGCGACTGCAAGCGCGGATTGCGGATCCGTGCCGCCCATGACGATGCAGGGAATCTCGATCATCGAGGCCCACCATTCGGCGAGTGCCAGATTCTTCGGATGAGCCTCCGGCTTTATGTCGCCATCAGTGCGGCCGAAGAATACGTAATCCGGCCTCAGTTCGCCGATTTCGAGCGCATGGTGGCGGTCGGTGGCGTTGCCTCCGCCGACGATCAGCCTCGGTGCATGCCGCTCGATCGCTTCGGCAAGCGCGTTCGCACCGCCGGCGACATGGAGGCCGTCCGCTTTCGCCCGCCCGGCGACCCGCGTGTCCCCCTCGATCAATGCCGCGGCGCCCGCCTTCTGGATCACGGGCACGAGCGCTTCCGCATGTTTCTGGAAATCCGCATCGCTAAGCGCGTATTGCGGCACGATCACCGACGCTACGTCTCCGCCCCTCAGCGCCTCGCCGACGAGCTTCGCGCGCTCTGTGCCATCTGCGATATCGGGAACGACCAGCACGAGGCGGCAGCGGTCTTCAATGTTGCTCATGGATCAATCCTGACGATCTCGCATCGGGCCGGAAGCCGGCACTCGATTTCATTCGGGAAAACCGATAGACGGAGATGACAAAAGGATCAACCGCCGCCGATGCTTCCCGATATCGACTTCTATCTCGTCGCCATTCCGGCCGTCCTGCTCGTTGGCCTCGCCAAGGGAGGCATGGGTGAGGCCCTGTCGCTGATGGGCGTGCCGATCCTGTCCATGGCAGTTTCGCCCGTGCAGGCTGCGGCCCTGCTTCTGCCGATCCTGATCGCCATGGACATCGTTTCCCTCTGGATCTGGCGCAAGCACGGCGACCGACAAACTCTCGTCATGCTCCTCCCGGGCGCGCTCGCCGGCATCGGCATTGGCTGGGCAACGTCCGCCTATGTGCCCCGCGACGCGCTGAGGCTGATCATCGGGCTCATCACCGTCGTCTTCGTACTGCGTTATGTCTACACCGTGTGGCGCAACCGCAATGGCACCCCCATCCAGCCGAAGCCGCAACGCGCCGGACCGGCCACCCTCTGGGGCTCCCTCGCCGGCTACGGCAGCTTCGTCGCCCATGCCGGCGGCCCGCCCTTCCAGATCTATGCGCTGCCGCTGAAACTCGCGCCCCGCGAATATACCGGCACCATCGTGCGCTTCTTCGCGGTCCTCAACGCGGTGAAGCTCATTCCCTATTTCGCCCTCGGCCAACTCGACCCCGGCAATCTCGCGACGTCGGCGACGCTCTTCCCGCTGGCCATTGCCGCAACCGCCTGCGGCGCCTGGACCGTCCGGCGGATGAAGCCGCAGATCTTCTATCCCTTCATGTACACGATGGCCTTCCTCGCCGGCTCGAAGCTCGTCTGGGACGGGCTGCTGAGCGTCATATCGGGGGGAGTGTAACCCGGCGCCAGGCGACGCCGATGCTGCAATGCGAGCGACGTCTCGCAACGCACAATTCCCTTGCCGCTCCGAGGGAATTCGCCTAACCTCCCTTCATGACGATCGCGGACCCCTTCGATGCCATTGCGGATCCGAACCGGCGCCATCTGCTGGAGGAACTCAGACGCGCGCCGAAGACCGTCAACGAACTCGCCAAAGGTCTGCCTATCAGCCGGCCCGCCGTCTCCCAACATCTCAAGGCACTGCTGGACTGCAAGCTCGTGTCGGTTTCGAGCAGCGGCACACGGCGGATCTACGCGATCCATAAACCCGGCTTCGACCGGCTCAACCTGTGGCTGGACCAATTCTGGTCCTGATTCAGGTCCGCTCAACCGCGCAAAGCCGACCGGGCACCGAGCCCGGTCAAGCAATGAAATCTATAATTTCGGGATTGTTTTTGACCCTATCGCTGCATCGCCTCTACAGCGCCAGCGTCTTCTGAGACGTGCAAAGGTCGCTGTAGCACTTTGATCTGCTGCAGTTTTGTCCTTTAATCGGCTGCGATCAAAGGAAACGTGCAGTAAGGGTGGCGACGCGTCCCGATGCAATCGGGAATACCGTTCACGATCAGTGCGTCGAGGAACGGAGTCTTTCGATTTCGTCCTTGATGCGCAGCTTCCGCCGCTTGAGTTCGCTGATCAGCTCGTCCTCGCAGGAGGGAGAGTTCAGAGCTTCATGGAGCTCCTCTTCGAGGGCGCCATGCTTTTTCTCAAGCGTTGCAAGATGAGCCTCAATGGTCATTGGCAGTCCCTTCCCTTTAGCTTGCATCCGGCACGCAAATGCCGGATGTTCCATGGTTGAAACCTTTTTACTGTGCCATGTCATTTTTCATTTGTCGAAGGCGAAATGATGACGCCGGATAACTTCCCGTCGCTGACCAAGATGTGGTAGAGCGACGCAGGAAATTCCGGATCGCGGATCGGCGAGGCCGGGCTTATGGGGATCGCTTTGCATGCCGGACCAGGACCAGGCCGAACTCAGACTGACCATCGCGCGCCTGAGGCAGGAACACGAAGATTACGACGCGGCAATCAACGCGATGATCCAGACCGGCTGCGACGCCCTGCGAATCCAGCGCATGAAAAAGAAGAAGCTGGCCATCAAGGACAAGATCACCAAGATCGAAGACCAGATCATTCCCGACATCATTGCCTGAAACGGACCAAGACGTGACCGAAACTACGCCCCCGCCCGTCGCCATCATCATGGGAAGCCAATCGGATTGGGAGACGATGAAGAACGCGGCCGACACGCTCGAGGCGCTCGACATCGCCTATGAAGCCCGCATCGTTTCCGCCCATCGCACGCCCGATCGCCTCGTTCGCTTCGCCAAGGGTGCGCGCGACGAGGGATTCCAGGTGATCATCGCCGGTGCCGGCGGTGCGGCGCATCTTCCCGGCATGTGCGCGGCCATGACGCCGCTCCCCGTTTTCGGGGTTCCGGTCCAATCGAGAGCGCTTTCAGGTCAGGACAGCCTGCTGTCGATCGTGCAGATGCCGGCGGGCATTCCGGTCGGCACGCTTGCGATCGGCAAGGCGGGTGCCATCAATGCAGCGCTTCTGGCCGCGGCAGTTCTCGCGCTCGGTGACGAGGATCTTGCCGATCGCCTCGATGACTGGCGCGAACAGCAGACCGTATCGGTCGCGGAATATCCGGTAGACGAGGCATGAAGTCGATCGGCATCATCGGCGGCGGTCAGCTCGGCCGTATGCTGGCCATGGCCGCTGCCCGCCTGAACTTCCGCACCGTGGTGCTCGAGCCGCAGCCGGACTGTCCCGCGGCCCAGGTGGCGAACGAGCAGATCGTTGCCGCCTATGACGACCCGCGGGCGCTGGATGAGCTTGCGCGGGCGTCGGACCTCATCACCTACGAATTCGAGAACGTTCCCGTCTCGGCGGCCGAGCAGCTTGCCCGTTCGCGGCCGGTCTTCCCGCCGCCGAAGGCGCTGGAAGTGGCACAGGATCGTCTCGTCGAGAAGCGCTTCATCAACGACTGCGGCATTGCCACCGCCGGATTCCGTCCCGTCGACAGTCAGGCCGACCTCGAGGCCGCCCTTGCTGACTTCGGTGGGGCCGGCGTGCTCAAGACCCGTCGGCTCGGCTACGATGGCAAGGGCCAGCGAGTCTTCCGCTCCGCGGCCGACGATCCGGCCGGCGCCTACGTCGCGCTCGGACAGGTCCCGCTGATCCTCGAAAGCTTCGTGCCGTTCGACCGCGAGATCTCGGTCATTGCCGCACGCGCACCCGACGGCACCACCGCGTGCTTCGATCCGGCCGAAAATGTGCATCGAAACGGAATTCTATACACATCGACCGTGCCGGCATCCGTCGGCCGCTCGACTGCGGAGGCCGCCCGTCAGGCGGCGACCGCCATTCTCGACGCGCTCGGCTATGTCGGCGTGATCGGAGTCGAGTTCTTCGTTCTGGCCGATGGCAGCGTCGTCGCAAACGAAATCGCTCCGCGCGTACACAATTCCGGCCACTGGACGGAAGCCGCTTGCGTCGTTTCACAGTTCGAGCAGCATATCCGCGCGATTGCAGGCCTGCCGCTCGGCGATCCGTCGCGCCATTCCGACTGCGTGATGCAGAACCTGGTCGGCGACGACATCGCAGGCGTTCAGGATCTGCTTGCCGAGTCCAATGTACTGCTTCACCTCTACGGCAAGGCCGAGGCGCGGCCCGGGCGCAAGATGGGGCACTTCACCCGCCTGCTCTGACCGGGACGCCATGGAAGGCGGGGACAGGCGGCAAAATCCCCGTCACGCGGTTGACACGATAGAGGCGACACGGTATGTGCCTGCCTACTTGAACAGCGCGCTGAACGGCGCGCTTTTGATTGTTGGAATTACCGGGCGAATTTTCGTTCCCCGAAACCCTGCGGATCAGGAAAAATGAAGATCAAGAATTCGCTCAAGTCCCTGAAGACCCGTCACCGCGAAAACCGTCTGGTTCGTCGCAAGGGCCGGGTCTACATTATCAACAAGCTGAACCCGCGCTTCAAGGCACGCCAGGGCTAATGCTTGTGGCGGCCCGTGCCTGCAACGCCGCGCATCTTGTCGGATGCGCAACGATGGCTGCAGCACTCGGGCTGCCCGTTTCCTGATCGGCGGCGATTCAGGAGATGATGCGGAGCACGGCGGGTGGCTCGCTGATTTCCCAAAATTGATTTTGATCTTGTTTCATGGCGGGCTACGATGTCCGCCATGCGTGTTTTCGTGAACTTGATTCTGGCAGGCCTTGCCATGTCCGCCGCCACGCCGCTCCGGGCGGCGGAGCCCTCGCCTCAGGCGGAGGTCGCAGCACTCACCACTCCGGAAGAGCGTGTCGACGCCCT
Encoded here:
- a CDS encoding FAD-binding dehydrogenase, giving the protein MDCDVLVIGAGLAGLVAASEAAARGRKVIVLDQEGEQNLGGQAFWSLGGLFFVDSPEQRRMGIRDSRELARQDWMGASQFDRPEDHWPRLWAEAYLDFAAGEKRRWLHSLGMRWFPIVGWAERGGGLAHGHGNSVPRFHVTWGTGPSVLEPFIRLVRQAEAGGLVRFRFRHRVDELVTNDGTVTGARGAILKADPVDRGVRSSRDVAGDFEISAGAVIVTSGGIGGNHELVRRNWPRKRLGHPPAAMISGVPHHVDGRMLEIAARARGSVINADRMWHYTEGLRNFDPIWPDHGIRILPGPSSFWCDADGNRFPAPAMPGFDTLATLQAIRRSGHDYSWFILTRAIIKKEFALSGSEQNPDLTGKSVALLLKRLGRNPPAPVQAFIEKGEDFVVRDRLEDLVEGMNGLTGENRLSASHIREQIEARDREIANPFSKDAQVTAIRGARSYRGDRLLRTARPHRLLDARAGPLIAVRLHILTRKTLGGLQTNLSGQVLELSGKPVRGLYAAGEVSGFGGGGMHGYNALEGTFLGGCIFSGRVAGRNAAAEG
- a CDS encoding peptidoglycan -binding protein, which gives rise to MALSRRRDPRAINYWPGFVDALTTLLMAIMFLLSVFVTAQFLLGREISGKDEVLSRLNSQINELTQLLALEKSGKQDLEDSLANLQASLAQSEGERSRLQALLDRGAGNAEVADEKIGRLGSELENERQVSARAMSQIELLNQQIAALRSQIAAIEGALQASEAKDEASQAKIADLGRRLNVALAQRVQELNRYRSDFFGRLREILSDRENIRIVGDRFVFQSEVLFPSGGSDLNPEGQAEMTKLATALLDLAKEIPAEINWVLRVDGHTDDVQLSGTGRFRDNWELSSARATSVVKFLISKGVPADRLVAAGFGEYQPIAPGGSPEARAQNRRIELKLTEK
- a CDS encoding MotA/TolQ/ExbB proton channel family protein; this translates as MAKLNLSGWRDREDVEDDYGPHKLSSPMPYFWTMVLFLIIVGFVAAILFRQASEAFAGNPGLNGLILGVLVIGILLAFNHVLSLRPEVRWFNSFRAAGSADKVGRDPVLLAPMRALIGGRQTTAISTAALRSILDSIAARLDESRDITRYLAGLLVFLGLLGTFWGLLGTIGSINTVIQSLDAGSGSTDDLLSSLKSGLSAPLTGMGTAFSASLFGLSGSLIVGFLDLQAGRAQNRFYTELENWLSSVTDVGSGFSSPGDMADGAPVEELRRLTDQLTRLTHDGGVNQRTTAAMASLAEGIQGLVKNMRGEQQMLRDWIEAQQEEAKAMRKTLDRLTARIGQADRITVQSEKPVAQAKLSRMEDSGGD
- a CDS encoding inositol monophosphatase family protein; amino-acid sequence: MARSALLNVMVQAVFKAGKSLARDFGEVQNLQVSLKGPADYVSQADRKAERIIREELMKARPTYGFLGEEGEEVKGTDGAHRWIVDPLDGTTNFLHGIPHFAISVALERQGDIVGAVVFNPATDELYTAERGGGAFLNDRRLRVGARKALSDAVIGTGTPHLGRGNHGKYLVELRHVMGEVAGIRRMGSASLDLAYVAAGRFDGFWERDLAAWDMAAGALLIREAGGWVTDAEGGSRPLEAGSIVCGNEHIAKALREVIQRPIPTK
- a CDS encoding tetratricopeptide repeat protein — translated: MAIRTLLKSSRSAAFAAAMLLAVAPAMAQQPMPPAPAEEGSAPKRGRITPFNGAVLPQDAERKPAAAEPEKPKASDGNAPSQGVNVFDRMGAELPALPEEKPFTGKIDQAYGAFQRGYYLTAMDLALPRAQLGDPAAQTLVAAILEQGLGVARDTKAAAFWYGQAANNGDPAAMFKYALILMEGRYVKRDRKKADELMKKAADLGNASAQFNYGQTLVADMPGERGLKAAMPYYEKSAEQGIADAQYALSQIYLNVDGIEESKRARAREWLLRAARAGYDTAQLDIAIWLIEGIAGDRNLEEGFAWMKRAAESGNVVAQNRLSHLYVNAIGTRPNPVEAAKWYVLSRRAGLKDDALEDFYLGLNETQQKSALAAANRYRSS
- a CDS encoding thiamine phosphate synthase gives rise to the protein MSNIEDRCRLVLVVPDIADGTERAKLVGEALRGGDVASVIVPQYALSDADFQKHAEALVPVIQKAGAAALIEGDTRVAGRAKADGLHVAGGANALAEAIERHAPRLIVGGGNATDRHHALEIGELRPDYVFFGRTDGDIKPEAHPKNLALAEWWASMIEIPCIVMGGTDPQSALAVAETGAEFVALRLAVFGEPGQAPSVVAAVNALLDEKAPRFEG
- a CDS encoding sulfite exporter TauE/SafE family protein, giving the protein MLPDIDFYLVAIPAVLLVGLAKGGMGEALSLMGVPILSMAVSPVQAAALLLPILIAMDIVSLWIWRKHGDRQTLVMLLPGALAGIGIGWATSAYVPRDALRLIIGLITVVFVLRYVYTVWRNRNGTPIQPKPQRAGPATLWGSLAGYGSFVAHAGGPPFQIYALPLKLAPREYTGTIVRFFAVLNAVKLIPYFALGQLDPGNLATSATLFPLAIAATACGAWTVRRMKPQIFYPFMYTMAFLAGSKLVWDGLLSVISGGV
- a CDS encoding ArsR/SmtB family transcription factor — encoded protein: MTIADPFDAIADPNRRHLLEELRRAPKTVNELAKGLPISRPAVSQHLKALLDCKLVSVSSSGTRRIYAIHKPGFDRLNLWLDQFWS
- a CDS encoding YdcH family protein, with the translated sequence MTIEAHLATLEKKHGALEEELHEALNSPSCEDELISELKRRKLRIKDEIERLRSSTH
- a CDS encoding YdcH family protein, translating into MPDQDQAELRLTIARLRQEHEDYDAAINAMIQTGCDALRIQRMKKKKLAIKDKITKIEDQIIPDIIA
- the purE gene encoding 5-(carboxyamino)imidazole ribonucleotide mutase → MGSQSDWETMKNAADTLEALDIAYEARIVSAHRTPDRLVRFAKGARDEGFQVIIAGAGGAAHLPGMCAAMTPLPVFGVPVQSRALSGQDSLLSIVQMPAGIPVGTLAIGKAGAINAALLAAAVLALGDEDLADRLDDWREQQTVSVAEYPVDEA
- a CDS encoding 5-(carboxyamino)imidazole ribonucleotide synthase, which produces MKSIGIIGGGQLGRMLAMAAARLNFRTVVLEPQPDCPAAQVANEQIVAAYDDPRALDELARASDLITYEFENVPVSAAEQLARSRPVFPPPKALEVAQDRLVEKRFINDCGIATAGFRPVDSQADLEAALADFGGAGVLKTRRLGYDGKGQRVFRSAADDPAGAYVALGQVPLILESFVPFDREISVIAARAPDGTTACFDPAENVHRNGILYTSTVPASVGRSTAEAARQAATAILDALGYVGVIGVEFFVLADGSVVANEIAPRVHNSGHWTEAACVVSQFEQHIRAIAGLPLGDPSRHSDCVMQNLVGDDIAGVQDLLAESNVLLHLYGKAEARPGRKMGHFTRLL
- the ykgO gene encoding type B 50S ribosomal protein L36; the encoded protein is MKIKNSLKSLKTRHRENRLVRRKGRVYIINKLNPRFKARQG